In Nicotiana tabacum cultivar K326 chromosome 21, ASM71507v2, whole genome shotgun sequence, one DNA window encodes the following:
- the LOC107803913 gene encoding uncharacterized protein LOC107803913 isoform X4 — MVNERMSNSESSTDQPPHSVAWKGDVYSQVFENDKSGYVRCLGLGPTPSVLWGSRSSLGNIVADDSSNEVIQMLEQEIVKLKLKEKQNEEMNMMKQNQEKMQSELLQMRQFIHKYAPNLSMTQSSNDTSCEQIPDANIGHERVPQTSRIPSIAENAQPSHGD; from the exons ATGGTAAATGAAAGGATGAGCAATAGTGAGAGCTCTACTGACCAACCTCCTCACAGTGTTGCTTGGAAAGGCGATGTGTATTCTCAAGTATTCGAAAATGACAAAAGTGGGTATGTTCGTTGTTTAGGACTTGGTCCAACTCCTTCTGTTCTATGGGGTAGTAGGTCTTCCTTAGGAAATATTGTTGCAGATGATTCTTCTAATGAGGTTATACAAATGTTAGAACAGGAGATAGTCAAGTTAAAGTTAAAGGAgaaacaaaatgaagaaatgaatatGATGAAACAAAATCAGGAGAAGATGCAATCAGAATTACTCCAAATGAGACAATTCATACACAAATATGCTCCTAATTTATCTATGACTCAAAGTAGCAATGACACCTCATGTGAACAG ATCCCTGACGCCAACATTGGACATGAACGAGTACCACAAACATCAAGGATACCTAGTATTGCTGAAAATGCTCAACCTTCTCACG gagacTGA
- the LOC107803913 gene encoding uncharacterized protein LOC107803913 isoform X2: MVNERMSNSESSTDQPPHSVAWKGDVYSQVFENDKSGYVRCLGLGPTPSVLWGSRSSLGNIVADDSSNEVIQMLEQEIVKLKLKEKQNEEMNMMKQNQEKMQSELLQMRQFIHKYAPNLSMTQSSNDTSCEQIPDANIGHERVPQTSRIPSIAENAQPSHGTTHL, from the exons ATGGTAAATGAAAGGATGAGCAATAGTGAGAGCTCTACTGACCAACCTCCTCACAGTGTTGCTTGGAAAGGCGATGTGTATTCTCAAGTATTCGAAAATGACAAAAGTGGGTATGTTCGTTGTTTAGGACTTGGTCCAACTCCTTCTGTTCTATGGGGTAGTAGGTCTTCCTTAGGAAATATTGTTGCAGATGATTCTTCTAATGAGGTTATACAAATGTTAGAACAGGAGATAGTCAAGTTAAAGTTAAAGGAgaaacaaaatgaagaaatgaatatGATGAAACAAAATCAGGAGAAGATGCAATCAGAATTACTCCAAATGAGACAATTCATACACAAATATGCTCCTAATTTATCTATGACTCAAAGTAGCAATGACACCTCATGTGAACAG ATCCCTGACGCCAACATTGGACATGAACGAGTACCACAAACATCAAGGATACCTAGTATTGCTGAAAATGCTCAACCTTCTCACGGTACTACTCATCTTTGA
- the LOC107803913 gene encoding uncharacterized protein LOC107803913 isoform X1, whose product MVNERMSNSESSTDQPPHSVAWKGDVYSQVFENDKSGYVRCLGLGPTPSVLWGSRSSLGNIVADDSSNEVIQMLEQEIVKLKLKEKQNEEMNMMKQNQEKMQSELLQMRQFIHKYAPNLSMTQSSNDTSCEQIPDANIGHERVPQTSRIPSIAENAQPSHELLCQRRLKSQD is encoded by the exons ATGGTAAATGAAAGGATGAGCAATAGTGAGAGCTCTACTGACCAACCTCCTCACAGTGTTGCTTGGAAAGGCGATGTGTATTCTCAAGTATTCGAAAATGACAAAAGTGGGTATGTTCGTTGTTTAGGACTTGGTCCAACTCCTTCTGTTCTATGGGGTAGTAGGTCTTCCTTAGGAAATATTGTTGCAGATGATTCTTCTAATGAGGTTATACAAATGTTAGAACAGGAGATAGTCAAGTTAAAGTTAAAGGAgaaacaaaatgaagaaatgaatatGATGAAACAAAATCAGGAGAAGATGCAATCAGAATTACTCCAAATGAGACAATTCATACACAAATATGCTCCTAATTTATCTATGACTCAAAGTAGCAATGACACCTCATGTGAACAG ATCCCTGACGCCAACATTGGACATGAACGAGTACCACAAACATCAAGGATACCTAGTATTGCTGAAAATGCTCAACCTTCTCACG aactcttgtgccaaaggagacTGAAGAGCCAAGATTGA
- the LOC107803913 gene encoding uncharacterized protein LOC107803913 isoform X3 codes for MVNERMSNSESSTDQPPHSVAWKGDVYSQVFENDKSGYVRCLGLGPTPSVLWGSRSSLGNIVADDSSNEVIQMLEQEIVKLKLKEKQNEEMNMMKQNQEKMQSELLQMRQFIHKYAPNLSMTQSSNDTSCEQIPDANIGHERVPQTSRIPSIAENAQPSHAS; via the exons ATGGTAAATGAAAGGATGAGCAATAGTGAGAGCTCTACTGACCAACCTCCTCACAGTGTTGCTTGGAAAGGCGATGTGTATTCTCAAGTATTCGAAAATGACAAAAGTGGGTATGTTCGTTGTTTAGGACTTGGTCCAACTCCTTCTGTTCTATGGGGTAGTAGGTCTTCCTTAGGAAATATTGTTGCAGATGATTCTTCTAATGAGGTTATACAAATGTTAGAACAGGAGATAGTCAAGTTAAAGTTAAAGGAgaaacaaaatgaagaaatgaatatGATGAAACAAAATCAGGAGAAGATGCAATCAGAATTACTCCAAATGAGACAATTCATACACAAATATGCTCCTAATTTATCTATGACTCAAAGTAGCAATGACACCTCATGTGAACAG ATCCCTGACGCCAACATTGGACATGAACGAGTACCACAAACATCAAGGATACCTAGTATTGCTGAAAATGCTCAACCTTCTCACG CTTCTTAA
- the LOC107803913 gene encoding uncharacterized protein LOC107803913 isoform X5: protein MVNERMSNSESSTDQPPHSVAWKGDVYSQVFENDKKQEIVKLKLKEKQNEEMNMMKQNQEKMQSELLQMRQFIHKYAPNLSMTQSSNDTSCEQIPDANIGHERVPQTSRIPSIAENAQPSHAS, encoded by the exons ATGGTAAATGAAAGGATGAGCAATAGTGAGAGCTCTACTGACCAACCTCCTCACAGTGTTGCTTGGAAAGGCGATGTGTATTCTCAAGTATTCGAAAATGACAAAA AACAGGAGATAGTCAAGTTAAAGTTAAAGGAgaaacaaaatgaagaaatgaatatGATGAAACAAAATCAGGAGAAGATGCAATCAGAATTACTCCAAATGAGACAATTCATACACAAATATGCTCCTAATTTATCTATGACTCAAAGTAGCAATGACACCTCATGTGAACAG ATCCCTGACGCCAACATTGGACATGAACGAGTACCACAAACATCAAGGATACCTAGTATTGCTGAAAATGCTCAACCTTCTCACG CTTCTTAA